One window of the Eucalyptus grandis isolate ANBG69807.140 chromosome 6, ASM1654582v1, whole genome shotgun sequence genome contains the following:
- the LOC104432558 gene encoding uncharacterized protein LOC104432558 yields the protein MLNALSAPPRSRLFFPGPPRRPPPSSSSAARAAVASPAPQKKARRGRRRKQPERLGPGGGAGGDGPGSPATPASFLASASAAEKSLRLAFMEELMTRARGGDVAGVSEVIYDMIAAGLSPGPRSFHGLVVSHVLNGDVEGAMHSLRRELSAGLRPVHETFISLIRLFGSKGYSRRGMEILAAMEKLNYDIRQAWVILVEELVRSKHLEDANDVFLKGGKNGLRATDELYDFLIQEDCKVGDHSNALEICYEMEAAGRMATTFHFNCLLSVQATCGIPEIAFATFENMEFGEDYMKPDTESYNWVIQAYTRAESYDRVQDVAELLGMMVEDHKRLQPNVKTYALLVECFTKYCVMREAIRHFRALQNFEGGTKVLHNEGNFGDPLSLYLRALCREGRIVELLEALEAMAKDNQPIPPRAMILSRKYRTLVSSWIEPLQEEAELGYEIDYIARYEAEGGLTGERKRWVPRRGKTPLDPDVAGFIYSNPMETSFKQRCLEDWRMHHRKLLKTLLYEGLAVLGDASEYDYIRVEERLRKTIKGPDQNVLKPKAASKMTVSELKEELEAQDLPTDGTRNVLYQRVQKARRINRSRGRPLWVPPVEEEEEEVDEELDELISRIKLEEGNTEFWKRRFLGEGMDRSQGKTIEVEQVEVSDLMDDVDAAEDAVKDVEDEEGDEEEEVEQTETEIPDGERVKYKEAEAKKPLQMIGVQLLKDSDQTTTSTKKSRRKVSRASVEDDKDEDWFPLDIFEAFKELRERKVFDVSDMYTIADAWGWTWERELKSRPPQRWSQEWEVELAIKTMQKVIELGGQPTIGDCAMILRAAIRAPLPSAFLKILQTTHGLGYVLGSPLYDEIISLCLDLGELDAAVAIVADMETAGITVPDHTLDRVISARQGLDSVADDVPK from the exons ATGCTCAACGCGCTCTCCGCTCCTCCCCGCTCTCGCCTCTTCTTCCCCGGCCCGCCGCGCCggccccctccctcctcctcctccgcggCGCGCGCCGCCGTCGCCTCCCCCGCGCCGCAGAAGAAGGCCCGCAGGGGCAGGAGGAGGAAGCAGCCGGAGCGGCTCGGccccggcggcggcgccggcggcGATGGCCCCGGCTCTCCCGCCACCCCGGCCTCCTTCCTCGCCTCGGCCTCCGCCGCCGAGAAGTCACTCCGCCTCGCCTTCATGGAGGAGCTGATGACCCGCGCCCGGGGCGGGGACGTCGCCGGCGTGTCTGAGGTGATCTACGACATGATCGCCGCGGGGCTCAGCCCCGGGCCCCGCTCGTTCCACGGGCTCGTCGTCTCGCACGTGCTCAACGGAGATGTGGAGGGCGCG ATGCACTCGCTGCGGAGGGAGCTCAGCGCGGGGCTTAGACCGGTGCACGAGACGTTCATTTCGTTGATTAGATTGTTCGGTTCCAAAGGATACTCGAGAAGAGGAATGGAGATTCTTGCAGCGATGGAGAAATTGAACTACGATATACGCCAAGCGTGGGTAATTCTTGTCG AGGAGCTTGTCAGGAGCAAGCATCTGGAGGATGCTAATGATGTCTTCCTCAAGGGAGGAAAAAACGGTTTGCGAGCTACGGATGAGCTCTATGATTTTCTAATTCAAGAAGACTGTAAGGTTGGGGACCATTCTAACGCTTTGGAAATTTGTTATGAAATGGAGGCAGCAGGAAGGATGGCCACAACTTTCCATTTCAATTGTCTTCTTAGCGTTCAG GCTACTTGTGGGATACCAGAAATAGCTTTTGCCACGTTTGAGAACATGGAATTTGGAGAAG ATTATATGAAACCTGATACTGAGAGCTATAATTGGGTCATCCAAGCATATACTAGAGCTGAATCCTACGACAG AGTACAGGATGTTGCTGAATTACTTGGCATGATGGTTGAAGACCACAAGAGGTTGCAGCCTAATGTGAAAACTTATGC GTTGTTGGTAGAATGCTTTACCAAATACTGTGTAATGAGGGAGGCAATTCGTCATTTCCGTGCTCTGCAAAACTTTGAAGGAGGCACAAAAGTTTTACATAATGAAGGGAATTTTGGAGATCCTTTGTCCTTGTATCTCCGAGCTTTATGTCGAGAAG GAAGAATTGTGGAATTGCTGGAAGCATTGGAGGCAATGGCCAAAGATAACCAACCGATTCCTCCACGAGCTATGATCTTAAGCAGAAAATACCGAACCCTTGTCAGCTCTTGGATTGAACCTCTACAAGAAGAAGCTGAACTTGGATATGAGATTGATTACATTGCTAG GTATGAGGCTGAGGGTGGGCTTACTGGCGAACGCAAGCGCTGGGTTCCGCGAAGAGGAAAGACCCCTTTGGATCCTGATGTGGCTGGATTCATATATTCAAACCCTATGGAAACCTCCTTCAAGCAAAGATGTCTTGAGGATTGGAGAATGCACCATAGGAAGCTTTTGAAAACCTTGCTGTACGAAGGACTTGCAGTTCTAGGTGATGCTTCTGAATATGATTATATTAGAGTGGAGGAGAGACTGAGAAAGACTATAAAGGGTCCTgatcaaaatgttttgaaaccTAAGGCTGCCAGTAAGATGACAGTATCTGAATTAAAGGAAGAATTAGAGGCTCAAGATCTGCCAACAGATGGAACCAGAAATGTTCTTTATCAGCGCGTGCAGAAAGCAAGGAGGATAAACCGTTCACGTGGACGGCCCCTTTGGGTTCCTCCtgtagaggaggaagaggaggag GTTGATGAAGAGCTGGACGAACTTATTTCTAGGATCAAGCTAGAGGAAGGAAATACAGAGTTCTGGAAACGCCGATTTCTTGGAGAAGGAATGGATAGGAGTCAGGGAAAAACCATAGAGGTGGAGCAAGTAGAAGTTTCAGATTTAATGGATGATGTTGATGCTGCAGAAGATGCTGTAAAGGATGTcgaagatgaagaaggagatgaggaggaggaagttgAACAAACTGAAACGGAGATTCCGGATGGAGAGAGGGTAAAGTACAAGGAAGCTGAAGCGAAAAAACCACTTCAAATGATTGGTGTCCAGTTACTAAAAGATTCTGATCAAACAACTAcctcaacaaaaaaatcacgGAGAAAGGTGTCTCGAGCATCTGTGGAG GATGACAAGGATGAGGATTGGTTTCCTTTGGATATATTTGAGGCATTTAAGGAACTGCGGGAAAGGAAAGTTTTTGACGTGTCAGATATGTATACAATAGCTGATGCTTGGGGTTGGACATGGGAGAGGGAGTTGAAGAGCAGGCCACCTCAGAGGTGGTCTCAGGAATGGGAAGTGGAGTTGGCAATAAAAACAATGCAAAAG GTAATAGAATTGGGTGGGCAACCCACTATTGGGGACTGTGCTATGATACTTCGTGCAGCTATAAGGGCTCCTCTGCCATCAGCTTTCTTGAAGATCTTGCAAACTACACATGGTCTTGGTTATGTGCTTGGGAG TCCCCTATATGATGAAATCATCTCACTGTGTCTTGATCTTGGAGAATTGGATGCTGCGGTAGCCATTGTTGCAGACATGGAGACCGCTGGAATCACGGTGCCTGATCACACCCTGGACAGGGTCATTTCTGCACGGCAAGGCCTTGATAGTGTCGCTGATGATGTGCCCAAATAA